From the Mycoplasmatota bacterium genome, one window contains:
- a CDS encoding spore maturation protein, which produces MVNKIWIFLFIIGIGFAIYNNKVVELNNALLNAPHDSVTMILNLTGLYILWNGFLQIAKDCGLIDAFAKKIYFITKYIFPELPKEHDVHGYLASNIAANILGLGSVATPLGIKSMEEMKKINKNKKTASRSMITLILINCSCLTLLPTTIISLRKIYGSTEPTKVLPLVIIGTTLSTLCAIILDRIFYYLNKDKF; this is translated from the coding sequence ATGGTAAATAAAATTTGGATTTTTTTGTTTATTATTGGTATTGGTTTTGCGATTTATAATAATAAAGTTGTTGAACTAAACAATGCTTTATTAAATGCACCTCATGATTCTGTCACAATGATACTAAACTTAACTGGTTTATATATATTATGGAATGGTTTTCTACAAATCGCAAAAGATTGTGGTTTAATTGATGCTTTTGCAAAAAAAATTTATTTTATCACAAAATATATCTTTCCTGAGTTACCTAAGGAACATGATGTTCATGGTTATTTAGCGAGTAATATTGCTGCGAATATTTTAGGTTTAGGAAGTGTTGCTACCCCACTTGGTATAAAATCAATGGAAGAGATGAAAAAAATAAATAAAAATAAAAAGACAGCTAGTCGATCAATGATTACGTTAATTCTCATAAACTGCTCTTGTTTAACATTACTACCAACAACCATTATTTCTTTAAGAAAAATATATGGGAGTACAGAACCAACAAAAGTTTTACCCCTAGTGATTATAGGTACAACACTATCAACGTTATGTGCTATCATTTTGGATCGAATCTTTTATTATTTAAATAAAGACAAATTTTAA
- a CDS encoding D-alanyl-D-alanine carboxypeptidase yields the protein MKKVFLTMFCVIIVLLMMNMKVKSDARLSVSAQCAVLLDSQSGRVLYEKNSGEQRPIASISKIMTALVAIENSNLDEYVTISKKATLQIGSSLYLEEGTQIKLRDLLYGLMLRSGNDAAYAIAEHVAGNVNTFVLMMNEKAKSLGLRDSTFENPSGLDENNRNISTAYDMAIISKNAMENVLFREINNTSIHRAETKDGKFFVWSNKHKLIKGYDFIIGGKTGYTKLAKRTLVSVANKNNFELISVTLNGPDDWNDHMKLFDYGFKEYDLKIVLEKGIFEVKKLNDIFYIDDQVVYPMRNEEMNDFKIVIDVDSLSNQPYLLLVKDNQVMLRKEIIRYDSTHSVLKDSITIIDIWNGMKEFIREMLW from the coding sequence ATGAAAAAAGTTTTTTTAACCATGTTCTGTGTGATAATCGTGTTATTGATGATGAATATGAAAGTGAAAAGTGATGCAAGATTATCAGTAAGTGCACAATGTGCGGTTCTTTTAGATAGTCAAAGTGGTAGAGTACTCTATGAAAAAAATAGTGGTGAACAAAGACCGATTGCTTCTATTTCTAAAATTATGACAGCACTCGTTGCCATTGAAAATTCTAATTTAGATGAATATGTGACAATCAGTAAAAAAGCAACATTACAAATAGGGTCTTCATTGTATTTAGAAGAAGGAACTCAAATAAAATTACGAGATTTACTCTATGGATTAATGCTTAGAAGTGGAAATGATGCTGCTTATGCAATTGCTGAACATGTGGCAGGTAATGTGAATACCTTTGTTTTAATGATGAATGAAAAAGCAAAATCTTTAGGATTAAGGGATTCAACATTCGAGAATCCATCTGGTTTAGATGAAAATAATCGTAATATCTCAACAGCATATGATATGGCAATTATTTCGAAAAATGCAATGGAGAATGTGTTATTTAGAGAAATCAACAATACATCGATTCATAGAGCAGAAACAAAAGATGGGAAGTTTTTTGTTTGGTCTAATAAACATAAGCTAATTAAAGGTTATGATTTTATTATTGGTGGGAAAACAGGATACACTAAATTAGCTAAAAGAACCTTAGTTTCTGTTGCTAATAAAAATAATTTTGAATTAATTTCTGTGACATTAAATGGTCCTGATGATTGGAATGATCATATGAAATTATTTGATTATGGATTTAAAGAGTATGATTTAAAGATCGTTTTAGAAAAAGGTATTTTTGAAGTGAAAAAGTTAAATGATATTTTTTATATAGATGATCAAGTAGTCTATCCAATGAGAAATGAGGAAATGAATGATTTTAAAATAGTGATTGATGTTGATTCTTTGTCTAATCAACCTTATCTTCTATTAGTAAAAGATAATCAGGTAATGTTAAGAAAAGAAATCATCAGGTATGACTCAACCCATAGTGTATTAAAAGACAGTATAACAATTATTGATATATGGAATGGAATGAAGGAATTTATTCGTGAAATGTTATGGTAA
- the scpB gene encoding SMC-Scp complex subunit ScpB yields the protein MNRTKMLAALEGLLYITGDDGLTPDEIAYVFEITPSEAVDLLESLTDMYDNNLRGITILNTANNYKIVTKKEYVEIYRKIYANINKTRLSNASLEVLAIVGYKQPITRAEIEDVRGINSDNIIRKLMAMSLVKEVGRLDTPGRPILYGTTKEYLDYFKLSSLEELPELLDHIEIDNEMEKDLFNNLTKLKIN from the coding sequence ATGAATAGAACAAAAATGCTTGCTGCTTTAGAGGGGTTATTATACATTACTGGAGATGATGGATTAACACCTGATGAAATTGCTTATGTCTTTGAGATAACTCCGAGTGAAGCAGTAGATTTATTAGAGTCATTAACAGATATGTATGATAATAATTTAAGAGGAATTACAATATTAAATACTGCGAATAATTATAAAATAGTGACAAAAAAAGAATATGTTGAGATATATCGTAAAATATATGCCAATATTAATAAAACTAGATTATCGAATGCTTCTTTAGAAGTATTAGCGATTGTAGGATATAAACAACCGATTACTCGTGCAGAAATCGAAGACGTCCGGGGCATTAATTCAGATAATATCATTAGAAAATTAATGGCGATGTCGCTTGTTAAAGAAGTAGGAAGGTTAGATACACCAGGAAGACCAATTCTATATGGAACAACTAAAGAATATCTTGATTATTTTAAATTATCTTCATTAGAAGAATTACCAGAATTATTAGACCATATTGAAATTGATAATGAGATGGAAAAAGACTTGTTTAATAATTTAACTAAATTGAAAATTAATTAA
- a CDS encoding segregation/condensation protein A yields MEYQVKIDEFEGPLDLLLYLIKETKISIDKINVSEITQQYIDFIHAMEELNLEIASEYLVMAAYLTFIKSKMMLPKANLENEEIDYEENPEEKLKMRLKVYKLFKDVVPYFKEQEEERNYYITKIPTDFSNEFKLDVKEVLAQNANVYDLLSAFNKVMKRYHLHQPLKTKIKPQTITIDERIIQLKKAIKEKKKLLFTELFTSHDSKEFIVTTFMAILELAKDKIINIKQDELFTDIYLDYIENEEERVEVYE; encoded by the coding sequence ATGGAGTATCAAGTCAAAATTGATGAATTTGAAGGGCCACTGGATTTATTATTATATTTAATTAAAGAAACAAAAATATCAATTGATAAAATAAATGTTTCGGAAATAACACAACAGTATATTGATTTTATTCATGCAATGGAAGAATTAAATTTAGAAATTGCAAGTGAATATTTAGTTATGGCAGCTTATTTAACTTTTATAAAAAGTAAAATGATGTTACCAAAAGCTAATTTGGAGAATGAAGAAATTGATTATGAAGAAAATCCAGAAGAAAAATTGAAGATGCGTTTAAAAGTATATAAGTTATTTAAAGATGTTGTACCTTATTTTAAAGAACAAGAAGAAGAAAGAAATTACTATATAACTAAAATTCCAACGGATTTTTCAAATGAATTTAAGTTAGATGTGAAAGAAGTATTAGCACAAAATGCGAATGTCTATGACTTATTAAGTGCTTTTAATAAGGTAATGAAGCGATATCATCTTCATCAACCATTAAAAACAAAAATTAAACCACAAACAATTACGATAGATGAAAGGATTATTCAACTAAAAAAAGCGATTAAAGAAAAGAAAAAATTGCTGTTTACTGAATTATTTACAAGTCATGATTCAAAAGAATTTATTGTGACAACGTTTATGGCGATTTTAGAACTCGCTAAAGATAAAATAATTAATATTAAACAAGATGAATTATTTACTGACATCTATTTAGATTATATTGAAAACGAAGAAGAAAGAGTTGAGGTATATGAATAG
- a CDS encoding spore germination protein, whose amino-acid sequence MIGVGVSFDVGVRTFYIKNIKILLYYCNSLTETLTIVELIRELLRLGEDDVNLHKQAFDIIDNHLALHQVMISDDLDEMITNILSGLIVILVEDNTKGFILDVRNYPGRQPQEPETEKVVRGSRDGFTENIITDVGLIRRRIRDPLFRTELFKVGSLSKTDVCLLYIDGLTDDKIVNTIRKRIQNIEVDELVMADKQLEELITNQTWNPYPKVRYTERPDILSVHLYDGLVGVMVDTSPSVMIAPTTFLEQLQHVEEFRQTPVVGTFLRLARTGGILVSLFLVPTWMLVVYHPELLPKELKFIGPKEEGSIPIVFQILSGEIGIEFLRMAAIHTPTAMSNALGIVAGVLIGQIAIEVGLFSPEVVLYVAVAAIGSYATPSYELGLANKISKIFIIIFTFFFGLWGLIGSTIFYFLYLAFTRSFGKPYLYPLIPFNFKDFITIFIRVSSRKKKQRKRNQS is encoded by the coding sequence ATGATTGGAGTAGGGGTAAGTTTTGATGTTGGAGTTCGTACATTTTATATAAAAAATATAAAAATTTTGCTTTATTACTGTAATAGTTTAACGGAAACTTTAACAATAGTAGAACTTATCAGAGAACTATTACGTCTTGGTGAAGATGATGTAAATCTGCATAAACAAGCTTTTGATATCATAGATAACCATCTTGCATTACATCAAGTAATGATAAGTGATGATTTAGATGAAATGATTACTAATATATTATCTGGATTAATCGTTATTTTAGTAGAAGATAATACTAAAGGGTTTATTTTAGATGTTAGGAATTATCCAGGAAGACAACCCCAAGAACCAGAAACAGAAAAAGTGGTTCGTGGTAGTAGAGATGGATTTACTGAGAATATCATTACTGATGTTGGATTAATTCGACGAAGAATCAGGGATCCATTATTTAGAACCGAATTATTTAAAGTAGGTTCTTTATCAAAAACTGATGTTTGTTTATTATATATAGATGGTTTAACTGATGATAAAATAGTCAACACGATTCGTAAGCGAATTCAAAACATTGAGGTTGATGAACTCGTGATGGCTGATAAACAACTAGAAGAATTAATTACTAATCAAACATGGAATCCATACCCTAAAGTGCGTTATACTGAAAGACCTGATATTTTATCAGTTCATTTATATGATGGTTTAGTGGGTGTAATGGTTGATACATCCCCGAGTGTGATGATTGCACCAACGACATTCTTAGAACAACTTCAACATGTTGAAGAATTTAGACAAACACCTGTTGTGGGAACTTTTTTAAGGTTAGCACGGACAGGTGGTATATTAGTGTCGTTATTTTTAGTACCAACATGGATGTTAGTTGTCTATCATCCTGAATTATTACCAAAAGAATTAAAATTTATTGGACCAAAAGAAGAAGGATCAATTCCAATAGTTTTCCAAATACTATCAGGTGAAATTGGGATTGAGTTTTTACGAATGGCAGCAATCCATACCCCAACAGCTATGAGTAATGCCTTAGGAATTGTAGCGGGTGTGTTAATTGGACAAATTGCGATTGAAGTTGGTTTATTTTCACCTGAAGTCGTGTTATATGTGGCAGTTGCTGCGATTGGTTCATATGCTACACCAAGTTATGAATTAGGACTAGCGAATAAAATATCGAAAATATTTATTATAATCTTCACATTCTTCTTTGGATTATGGGGACTCATTGGAAGTACGATATTTTATTTTCTTTATTTAGCTTTTACAAGGAGTTTTGGAAAACCTTATTTATACCCACTTATTCCATTTAATTTTAAAGACTTTATCACAATCTTTATAAGAGTTAGTAGTCGAAAGAAAAAACAACGAAAAAGAAATCAATCTTAA
- the spoVAE gene encoding stage V sporulation protein AE — protein sequence MIYLNAFIVAGIICVIGQLLVDIFKLTPGHVTSWFVVGGAILDSFNLYDKLVKFAGAGALVPITSFGHSLLHGALKTSEEMGVIGIGMGMFSLTASGITATIIFAFLVAIIFKPRG from the coding sequence ATGATTTATTTAAATGCATTTATCGTTGCAGGAATTATCTGTGTTATCGGTCAGTTATTAGTAGATATATTTAAGTTAACCCCAGGACATGTGACCAGCTGGTTTGTTGTTGGGGGTGCTATACTTGATTCCTTTAACCTTTATGATAAATTAGTTAAATTTGCTGGAGCAGGTGCATTAGTTCCAATCACTAGTTTTGGTCATTCTTTACTTCATGGTGCGTTAAAAACATCAGAAGAAATGGGAGTAATCGGGATTGGTATGGGTATGTTTAGCTTAACCGCAAGTGGAATTACAGCTACCATTATTTTTGCTTTTTTAGTCGCAATTATCTTTAAACCAAGAGGTTAA
- the spoVAD gene encoding stage V sporulation protein AD — protein MKKATVVFNDTVYLKGTGTSVGPLEKEGPLGEYFDRDYKDNYCGEKNWENAEERLLSDAITIAIVSSGLDNENIDLAIAGDLINQNVISNYVMRDFDIPFLGMYGACSTSMQTLLTASLLINSKEFTNIVAAACSHNSTAERQFRYPTEYGGQKPKSMTYTVTGAGAAIVTNKKSSIKISSVTIGRVIDANQNDPNDMGCAMAPAASDTIIRHLKELNISPDYYDMIVTGDLSKVGSRVLLDIMREEGYNIDKLHEDCGKLIFTDKQPVFSGGSGCACCAVVTYGYIKNLLEINKIKRVLVVATGALLNPVMMLQKETIPSIAHAVAFEKCDEVEK, from the coding sequence ATGAAGAAAGCGACAGTTGTTTTTAATGATACCGTTTATTTGAAAGGAACAGGAACATCAGTTGGACCTTTAGAAAAGGAGGGACCACTTGGTGAATACTTCGACAGAGATTATAAAGATAATTATTGTGGTGAAAAAAATTGGGAAAACGCTGAGGAGCGTTTGTTAAGTGATGCCATAACCATTGCGATTGTTAGTTCAGGATTAGATAATGAAAATATTGATTTAGCGATTGCTGGTGATTTAATAAATCAAAATGTTATAAGTAATTACGTTATGCGTGATTTTGATATTCCATTTTTAGGAATGTATGGCGCTTGTTCAACCTCTATGCAAACCCTTCTCACTGCATCATTACTCATTAATAGTAAAGAGTTTACTAATATCGTTGCAGCCGCTTGTTCTCATAATTCTACAGCAGAAAGACAATTTAGATATCCAACTGAATATGGTGGACAAAAACCTAAGTCCATGACCTATACTGTAACTGGTGCTGGTGCTGCTATTGTTACAAATAAGAAATCATCAATAAAAATTTCATCAGTAACGATAGGTCGTGTGATTGATGCCAACCAAAATGATCCAAATGATATGGGTTGTGCGATGGCCCCAGCGGCTAGTGATACGATTATCCGACATTTAAAAGAATTAAATATCTCTCCTGATTATTATGACATGATTGTCACAGGTGATTTATCAAAAGTAGGTTCAAGAGTATTGCTTGATATCATGAGAGAAGAGGGTTATAACATTGATAAACTTCATGAGGATTGTGGTAAATTAATTTTTACTGATAAGCAACCAGTTTTTTCTGGAGGAAGTGGTTGTGCTTGTTGTGCTGTTGTTACTTATGGTTATATTAAAAATTTATTAGAAATAAATAAAATAAAAAGAGTATTAGTAGTTGCTACAGGTGCTTTATTAAATCCTGTCATGATGTTACAAAAAGAAACCATTCCTAGTATTGCTCATGCAGTAGCATTTGAAAAATGTGATGAGGTGGAAAAATGA
- the spoVAC gene encoding stage V sporulation protein AC has translation MRRNFVKKDYSKIINKNVAKPNYFKNCFIAFIVGGSIGVFGQGLADLYTNVFNIEKTNANSLMLVTLILLTALSTGFGIYDYLGQFAGAGAFVPITGFANSMTSAALEGRSEGITLGIGANMFKLAGSVIVFGVVSAYILGIIRFIFFQS, from the coding sequence TTGAGGAGGAATTTTGTGAAAAAAGATTATTCCAAAATAATAAATAAAAATGTTGCTAAACCTAATTATTTTAAAAATTGTTTCATTGCATTCATTGTAGGAGGAAGTATTGGCGTCTTTGGACAAGGATTAGCTGATTTATATACGAATGTATTTAATATTGAAAAGACAAACGCGAATTCTTTAATGCTTGTAACGCTAATTTTATTAACCGCATTGTCTACTGGCTTTGGAATATATGATTATTTAGGACAATTTGCTGGTGCTGGTGCCTTTGTTCCAATTACAGGATTTGCTAATTCAATGACAAGTGCTGCGTTAGAAGGTAGAAGTGAAGGTATCACTTTAGGAATTGGTGCTAACATGTTCAAATTAGCTGGTAGTGTCATTGTGTTTGGCGTTGTTTCAGCGTATATATTAGGAATTATTCGATTTATATTTTTTCAGTCATAA
- a CDS encoding sigma-70 family RNA polymerase sigma factor, protein MPNKNLHNENKLIEDNYKLVWSIVNKFHYLKEEKDDLFQSGCIGLIMAAKKFDVSRGNAFSTFAVPYILGEIKNYLRNKNHIKVSKKILSMQRKINQVIEIDGNLSINDIARKLDLPYEDVVMSYNHNNKALSLESSIYDDNRVSLIDMKTVDNRYDIDKSSLEIKDIIKQFSKIEKKLMFYRFYYGFNQNEIAAQLKISQSKVSRLEKKITEEFKKYYMIK, encoded by the coding sequence ATGCCTAATAAAAATTTACATAATGAAAATAAGTTAATAGAAGACAATTATAAATTAGTATGGTCTATCGTTAACAAATTTCATTATTTAAAAGAAGAAAAAGATGACTTATTTCAATCGGGTTGTATTGGTTTAATTATGGCAGCGAAAAAATTTGATGTATCAAGAGGAAATGCCTTTTCTACATTTGCGGTTCCCTATATTTTAGGTGAAATTAAAAACTATCTTCGAAATAAAAATCACATTAAAGTAAGTAAAAAAATATTATCAATGCAAAGAAAAATCAATCAAGTAATTGAAATAGATGGTAACTTATCAATTAATGATATTGCGAGGAAATTAGATTTACCCTATGAAGATGTTGTTATGTCTTATAATCATAATAATAAAGCATTATCTTTAGAAAGTTCAATATATGATGATAATCGTGTTTCATTAATCGATATGAAAACCGTTGATAATCGTTATGATATTGATAAAAGTTCATTAGAAATTAAAGATATTATCAAACAGTTTTCTAAAATAGAAAAAAAACTAATGTTTTACCGGTTTTATTATGGTTTTAATCAAAATGAAATTGCTGCGCAATTAAAAATTTCACAATCAAAAGTATCTAGGTTAGAAAAGAAGATTACAGAAGAATTTAAAAAATATTATATGATTAAATAA
- the spoIIAB gene encoding anti-sigma F factor, with the protein MKLKRDNYAEIVFEATSENEAFARIVVAGFIMPLDPTIDQLNELKTIVSEAVTNSVIHAYENKGGKIKLIIENYQNEITLTVIDYGKGIEDLTKAKELFYTSKPEEERSGMGLTIMEIFADEFYISSKVGEGTIIKIKKTITYPQEQYA; encoded by the coding sequence ATGAAACTAAAAAGAGATAATTATGCTGAGATTGTATTTGAAGCAACCAGTGAAAACGAGGCGTTTGCGAGAATAGTGGTTGCAGGATTTATTATGCCGTTAGATCCAACGATTGATCAATTAAATGAATTAAAAACCATTGTATCAGAAGCAGTAACAAATAGTGTTATTCATGCTTATGAAAATAAAGGTGGTAAAATTAAATTGATTATTGAAAATTATCAAAATGAAATCACATTAACCGTGATTGATTATGGAAAAGGTATAGAGGACTTGACAAAAGCTAAAGAATTATTTTATACATCTAAGCCAGAAGAAGAACGATCTGGAATGGGTCTTACGATAATGGAAATCTTCGCTGATGAATTTTACATTAGTTCAAAAGTTGGTGAAGGAACTATTATCAAAATCAAAAAAACAATCACCTATCCACAAGAACAATATGCCTAA
- the spoIIAA gene encoding anti-sigma F factor antagonist, protein MGLSVHLFIKADTLFVRLSGELDHHTSFQLRERINSLMDKYEITNMIFNLKNLAFMDSSGIGVMLGRYHQVKRNRGSLIVCELNTMIEKIIKLSGLYKILVITKDEEQASNYLGVA, encoded by the coding sequence ATGGGTTTATCAGTTCATTTGTTTATAAAGGCTGATACACTATTTGTGAGATTGTCTGGGGAACTTGATCATCATACATCTTTTCAATTACGTGAGAGAATAAATTCTTTAATGGACAAATATGAAATTACTAATATGATATTTAATCTGAAGAATTTAGCATTTATGGATAGTAGTGGAATTGGTGTCATGTTAGGTAGGTATCATCAGGTGAAACGAAATAGAGGTAGTTTAATAGTCTGTGAGTTGAATACAATGATTGAAAAGATTATTAAATTATCAGGATTATACAAAATTTTAGTAATAACGAAAGATGAAGAACAAGCTTCAAACTATTTGGGGGTGGCTTAA
- a CDS encoding ABC transporter permease: protein MVRRFFNQAIMSYKSLFGMLTLENYIFVKTLMPILQLVFFVLTAKFAYHANDVTQWVIGNALILASFNAFFGVSMTFISDRYMGTLKVVMSSPMNKFSIFIGRTLMHIADGFLSVISGLLIGVLLFNVNLSSINFPLFILTIIIGVFSVMSLGVLIGIFALITREIYMLTNICYSLMLILSGANIPRESLPIWLNHLSQIIPLTRSVEASKLLLVGNTNVTWLLIEELLLGCSYIIIALCFYKFIERIARVYGTLDAY from the coding sequence ATGGTCAGAAGATTTTTTAATCAAGCAATTATGTCTTATAAATCATTATTTGGAATGCTAACTCTTGAAAACTATATCTTTGTAAAAACATTAATGCCCATTTTACAGTTGGTATTCTTTGTCTTAACCGCAAAATTTGCTTACCATGCAAATGATGTTACTCAATGGGTAATAGGGAATGCGTTAATATTAGCATCATTTAATGCTTTCTTTGGTGTTTCAATGACTTTTATCAGTGATCGATATATGGGCACATTAAAGGTTGTCATGTCATCTCCTATGAATAAATTTTCAATTTTTATTGGGAGAACATTAATGCATATTGCGGATGGGTTTTTATCAGTCATTTCAGGGTTATTAATTGGTGTACTTCTATTTAATGTCAACCTCTCCTCAATTAACTTCCCTTTGTTTATTTTAACAATTATTATTGGTGTTTTTTCTGTCATGAGTTTAGGTGTGTTAATAGGTATATTTGCACTTATCACAAGAGAAATTTATATGCTTACGAATATTTGTTATTCATTAATGCTCATATTATCAGGTGCTAATATCCCAAGAGAAAGCTTACCTATATGGCTAAATCACCTATCGCAAATCATTCCTTTAACAAGAAGTGTAGAAGCATCTAAATTATTATTGGTAGGTAACACAAATGTTACCTGGTTATTAATAGAAGAATTATTATTAGGGTGTAGCTATATTATTATTGCTTTATGTTTTTATAAATTTATCGAAAGAATTGCAAGAGTTTATGGAACATTAGATGCCTATTAA
- a CDS encoding ABC transporter permease → MGNLKAFLSSSTLHIRQTYSRNMFRFMMFVQPLVFGTIMYLMFRNSNVDNIIGHIIYGTGLITIWGTIVYSSASDIARERWMGTLSIISCSPVKFIVIISGKIFGNVLLGLFSMVYSTLFLILVFNVKFHVENVLCFIITMLITILSFIAISMLLATLLTLSRQANVFMNALDYPIYILCGLVFPIDILPKYIKVFSYLLTPTWAKELLSISTSGITNYHDFYIKLGILSLLTSVYLIISIFFFKLIDRKTRKEATLEVV, encoded by the coding sequence ATGGGTAATTTAAAAGCATTTTTATCAAGTTCAACCCTGCATATCAGACAAACCTATTCAAGAAATATGTTTCGTTTTATGATGTTTGTCCAACCACTTGTATTTGGTACAATAATGTATCTTATGTTTAGAAATTCTAATGTTGATAATATTATTGGCCACATTATCTATGGAACAGGCTTAATAACAATATGGGGAACTATTGTTTATTCTTCAGCAAGCGATATTGCCAGGGAAAGATGGATGGGGACGTTATCTATAATTAGTTGTTCACCAGTAAAATTTATAGTAATTATAAGTGGTAAGATATTTGGAAATGTATTATTAGGTCTTTTTTCTATGGTATATAGTACTTTATTTTTAATATTAGTATTTAATGTTAAATTCCATGTAGAAAATGTCTTATGTTTCATTATTACAATGCTCATTACGATCCTTTCCTTTATTGCGATATCTATGTTACTGGCAACTCTTTTAACATTATCAAGACAAGCAAATGTATTTATGAACGCCTTAGATTATCCAATATATATATTATGTGGATTGGTTTTTCCTATTGATATCTTGCCAAAATATATAAAAGTATTTTCTTATCTACTAACGCCAACTTGGGCTAAAGAATTACTGAGTATTTCAACCTCTGGAATAACAAATTATCATGATTTCTATATAAAATTAGGAATATTATCATTACTAACGAGTGTTTATTTGATTATATCAATTTTTTTCTTTAAATTAATCGATCGGAAAACACGAAAAGAAGCGACATTGGAGGTAGTATAA
- a CDS encoding ABC transporter ATP-binding protein yields MNVVEVKDLTRNFKSHKGIFRRKKVITEALKGINFEIKKGEIFGLLGPNGAGKTTTIKILTTLLLPSSGEGYVLGFNVDSEETKIRKKINFIFGGERSLYWRLSARDNLRYFSDLHKIKKSVQEKRIENLLKLVNLSDRADEKVETYSKGMKQRLQIARGLINDPEILFLDEPTIGLDPVAAKDLRALLLKLKNEGKTILITTHYMQEADDLCDRIAFINNGEILRIGSPDDIKSSIDDMKKLTFNLIEVSVEQQELVKSMFKNINVTKKDYITNVCIETKNIFPIMNKFAEIFKEEQIVNMNTRQLTLEDAYIKTLGDVNG; encoded by the coding sequence ATGAATGTAGTTGAAGTGAAGGATTTAACAAGAAACTTTAAATCTCATAAGGGAATATTTAGACGAAAAAAGGTAATAACTGAAGCACTAAAAGGAATTAATTTTGAGATAAAAAAGGGCGAGATTTTTGGACTATTAGGCCCTAATGGGGCAGGAAAAACCACAACAATAAAAATATTAACAACACTGTTATTACCTAGCAGTGGGGAAGGTTATGTTTTAGGATTTAATGTAGATAGTGAAGAAACTAAAATAAGGAAAAAGATTAACTTTATCTTTGGAGGAGAAAGAAGTTTATATTGGCGTTTAAGTGCAAGAGATAATTTAAGATATTTCTCAGATTTACATAAAATCAAAAAAAGTGTACAGGAAAAAAGAATTGAGAACTTGTTAAAACTAGTGAATCTTAGCGATAGAGCTGATGAAAAAGTAGAAACCTATTCTAAAGGAATGAAGCAACGTTTACAAATAGCAAGAGGTTTAATAAATGATCCTGAAATTCTTTTTTTAGACGAACCAACAATTGGACTTGACCCAGTAGCGGCAAAGGATTTACGAGCATTATTATTGAAGTTAAAAAATGAAGGGAAAACGATATTAATCACAACCCATTACATGCAAGAAGCAGATGACTTGTGTGATAGAATTGCTTTCATAAATAATGGTGAAATTCTTAGAATAGGTAGTCCTGATGATATTAAAAGTAGTATTGATGATATGAAGAAACTAACCTTTAATTTAATTGAAGTAAGTGTTGAACAACAAGAATTAGTTAAATCTATGTTTAAAAATATAAACGTGACGAAAAAGGATTATATTACAAATGTTTGTATTGAAACCAAAAATATCTTCCCAATAATGAATAAGTTTGCTGAAATATTTAAAGAGGAACAAATAGTGAATATGAATACAAGACAATTAACGTTAGAGGATGCATATATTAAAACTTTGGGTGATGTGAATGGGTAA